Proteins from one Hyperolius riggenbachi isolate aHypRig1 chromosome 2, aHypRig1.pri, whole genome shotgun sequence genomic window:
- the LOC137542728 gene encoding E3 ubiquitin-protein ligase TRIM11-like: protein MASADLSRDLECPLCLDIYTDPVILRCGHNFCRGCIDRVLDTQEGSGVYFCPECREGFMERPTLQRNIALRKIAESFLSTHPDQEEAGVCCSNCVDSSVKAVKYCLHCDVSLCVKHLTVHSKAPKHVLCDPNTPPVNRKCSVHKKILVNYCTEDAACICVSCRLDLEHRGHQVEMLNEASEKKKKKLRNDLQKLMAETEEAEKRVQSLEERRRKAQEKADGETERVTTLFRDLRRRLEDLEKRVLGDIIRQAEQVSQSYNDVIQQLEIKKEELSRKMRHIEELCNMTDPLPVLQESDTGDLCDTEDRERHDKQLHDGGDLDVAGISHTLHTGLSDIMSGVIVQKHTDTQAYPHSSTEDKVPITAKLSRPRPQPTPTAQHTQAYSHSSTEDKVPITAVPQPQPTPTTHHPQRQAEGTNIGGTQQTSGLPVYADILLDVNTASNDLHLSADRRSAFRAGRRQHRPETPERFHNVPQVLSSQRFSSGQHYWEVDVGGSHSWVLGMCYPSIARRGDQSGIGDNNKSWGLCRRYNQYFVTYDRNVIRLPDESPSNRVRIELDYKAGKISFYALCDPIRLLHTFTAAFTEPLHAVLCVGGSTLKITGGNRGYVRDPPTGDLTGR, encoded by the coding sequence atggcttctgctgatctgAGCCGGGATCTGGAGTGTCCCCTCTGCCTGGACATTTATACCGATCCTGTAATCCTGAGATGTGGCCACAACTTCTGCCGGGGCTGTATTGATCGTGTGCTGGATACACAGGAGGGGTCTGGAGTTTATttctgtcctgaatgtagagAGGGGTTTATGGAACGGCCGACACTGCAGAGGAACATTGCTCTGAGGAAGATAGCAGAGAGTTTCCTGTCTACTCATCCAGATCAGGAGGAGGCTGGAGTCTGCTGCAGTAACTGCGTGGACTCATCTGTGAAGGCTGTTAAATATTGTCTGCACTGTGACGTTTCTTTGTGTGTTAAACACCTGACCGTCCACAGCAAGGCACCAAAACATGTCTTATGTGACCCCAACACTCCCCCGGTGAACaggaaatgctccgtccataagaagatcctggtgaattactgcactgaggatgctgcTTGTATCTGTGTGTCCTGCAGGCTGGATTTAGAACATCGAGGACACCAGGTGGAGATGCTGAATGAGGCCTctgagaagaagaaaaagaagctgagaaatgatctgcagaaactgatggcagagacagaggaggccgagaaaagagtccagagtctggaggaacgcaggagaaaagcacaagaaaaagcagatggtgaaacagagagagtcactaccctgtttagagacctcaggagacGGCTGGAAGATCTGGAGAAGAGAGTCCTGGGTGACATCATTAGGCAGGCAGAGCAGGTGTCACAATCATACAATGACGTCATTCAGCAGCTGGAGATAAAGAaggaggagctgtccaggaagatgcgtcacattgaggagctgtgtaacatgactgatccactgcctgtcttacaggaatcagacacaggtgacttgtgtgacacggaggacagagagagacatgataaacagctccatgatggaggggatctggatgtggccggcatctcacacacattacacacaggactatctgatatcatgtctggggtaattgtgcagaaacatacagatacgcaggcctatccacattctagtacagaggacaaagttcccatcactgctaaactatccaggccacgcccccaacccacccccaccgcacaacacacacaggcctatTCACATTCTAGTACAGAGGACAAAGTTCCCATCACTGCTGTGCCACAACCCCAACCCACTCCTACCACACATCACCCACAGCGCCAGGCTGAGGGGACAAATATTGGGGGTACACAGCAAACATCAGGGCTACCAGTGTAtgcagacatattactggatgtaaacacagctaGTAATGATCTACATCTATCAGCTGACAGGAGATCTGCATTCAGGGCAGGCAGAAGGCAGCATCGCCCAGAAACACCAGAGAGATTTCATAATGTACCTCAGGTGTTGAGCAGCCAGAGATTCTCCTCAGGGCAACATTATtgggaagtggatgttgggggATCACATAGCTGGGTACTtgggatgtgttaccccagtatagccaggagagGAGATCAGTCAGGGATTGGAGATAATAACAAGTCCTGGGGTTTGTGCAGGAGGTATAATCAGTATTTCGTGACATATGACAGGAATGTTATCCGGTTACCTGACGAGTCCCCCAGTAATAGAGTCAGGATAGAGCTGGATTATAAGGCCGGGaagatctccttttatgccctgtgtgacccgATCAGActcctccacaccttcactgctgccttcactgagcccctccatgctgtgTTATGTGTAGGGGGAAGTACTTTAAAGATAACTGGGGGGAATCGAGGGTATGTGAGAGATCCACCCACTGGCGACCTCACAGGG